Genomic DNA from Mycobacterium stomatepiae:
AAAATCGCCCCGCCGCTGACGGTTTGGAACCGACTCAGGCTGGTACCCAGCCGTGGGCCGTAGAAGATGTTGTCCCCCAATACCAATGCCGCGCAGTCATTGCCGATGTGCTTAGCGCCGAGTACGAAGGCCTGTGCCAGGCCGTCGGGTTTCTCCTGCTGGACATAACTGAGGTCGATGCCGAATTGCGAGCCGTCACCCAGGAGCCGTCGAAAACCGTCGGCGTCGTGGGGCGTGGTGATGATCAGAATGTCGCGGATTCCGGCCATCATCAGCGTGGACAGCGGATAGTAAATCATCGGCTTGTCGTAGACGGGCAGCAGCTGTTTGCTGATGCCCATCGTGATCGGGTGCAGGCGGGTGCCCGAACCGCCGGCCAAGATGATTCCGCGCATGTAATGGCTCCTAAGCCCTAGGTGACGAGGTCGGCCTGGGTGAGTTCGGTGGCTGCCAGCGCCGACGCCAAGTCTTGATGACGGAACACCGACGTGACGTGGTCGTGGACGACCCGGAACGCCAACGCGGCGCCACCGGTTTGTTCGGCGACCACGACGCCGTCGTGCACGTACATCTTGCCGAGTTCGGTGGCCGGCCGGCCAGAGGCCGCCCAGGTGCGCAGCGCCTCGTGGCCCTGCGCGGCCCC
This window encodes:
- a CDS encoding nuclear transport factor 2 family protein — its product is MTTSEIATVLAWHDALNANDVETLAALSSDDIEIGDPHGAAQGHEALRTWAASGRPATELGKMYVHDGVVVAEQTGGAALAFRVVHDHVTSVFRHQDLASALAATELTQADLVT